One genomic window of Columba livia isolate bColLiv1 breed racing homer chromosome 9, bColLiv1.pat.W.v2, whole genome shotgun sequence includes the following:
- the AHSG gene encoding alpha-2-HS-glycoprotein, which yields MKALVALILLVQLPIHKAAPAAPPAPLGCDDPESEAAAEVAVSYINGHSHHGYKFALNRIENIRTVPQGPNNDIIFLELDLLETKCHILDPTPLANCTIRSLAEHAVEGDCDVKLQKLAGKFSVLASKCHSHADSSEDVQQLCPDCPLLESLNNTEVLATVTAALSSHNSRTTGAHLRLLEIGRATIQHAPAHIVSVEFAVGATNCSAAAAQDNVAACQLLPDDQSDYGFCKATRVIQPSQDPSVDCQLYGHQPGVTYFQPGQGTSAGLVPSVVQGFTNHNLRLSHNNPVASESSSSEFPSSALSAKSVAKRAVAEVAQHDKVPRPVGFVPPPPPCPGKIRYFDI from the exons ATGAAGGCACTAGTAGCTTTAATACTGCTTGTTCAGCTTCCAATTCACAAagctgcaccagcagctccccctGCTCCCTTGGGCTGCGATGACCCAGaatctgaagcagcagctgaagtaGCTGTGAGTTATATTAATGGCCACAGTCATCACGGATACAAGTTTGCCTTAAACAGAATCGAGAATATCCGCACGGTGCCCCAG ggACCGAATAATGACATAATATTTCTTGAACTTGACTTATTAGAGACCAAGTGCCACATTCTCGACCCCACACCTCTTGCAAATTGCACAATAAGGAGCTTAGCAGAACAT GCAGTTGAGGGGGACTGTGATGTCAAACTGCAGAAGCTGGCTGGAAAGTTTTCTGTACTTGCTAGTAAATGCCACTCACATGCAg ACTCCAGCGAAGATGTTCAGCAGCTGTGCCCGGACTGTCCACTGCTGGAGAGTTTGAATAACACTGAGGTATTGGCAACAGTGACAGCTGCACTCAGCAGCCACAACAGCAGAACCACAGGGGCTCACCTCAGACTCCTGGAGATCGGAAGAGCCACAATCCAG CATGCACCGGCGCATATCGTCTCCGTTGAGTTTGCTGTGGGTGCCACGaactgctcagcagcagcagctcaggatAATGTGGCGGCTTGTCAACTGCTGCCCGACGATCAGTCT GATTATGGTTTTTGCAAAGCAACAAGGGTAATACAACCCTCACAGGACCCCAGTGTGGATTGCCAGCTCTACGGACATCAG cctgGAGTTACCTACTTTCAACCAGGTCAAGGTACATCAGCAGGACTGGTGCCCAGTGTTGTACAAGGCTTCACAAACCATAACCTCAGGCTTTCCCACAATAACCCTGTTGCATCTGAATCCAGCTCTTCAGAATTTCCTTCTTCCGCGCTCTCAGCAAAATCTGTAGCAAAGAGAGCAGTTGCCGAGGTTGCTCAGCATGACAAGGTACCTCGCCCAGTTGGCTTtgtgcctcctcctcctccatgcCCTGGAAAGATTCGCTATTTCGACATCTAG